In the genome of Scatophagus argus isolate fScaArg1 chromosome 20, fScaArg1.pri, whole genome shotgun sequence, the window CAAGCAGCTGCAGTCCTCGCTGGTCCTCCGCACAGGTGGGCATGTTAGCGGTGGGTCAGATGGACGGGTCCCGACAGAGCGCCTTCCTCCTCAGCACCCCCCCTTTAGCCGCTCTGCACAGCATGACCGAGATGAAGACCCCGCTGTACCCGGCCTACCCGCTCTCCTCCCCCGGCCCCAACTCCTCTACCTCACCGGCCACCACGTCCCCCAACCCGGGCGGCATGGCCGTGTCCTCCCCGGGCATCAAGAGCTCCACGGGGCTGTCGTCGGGGCTCGGCTCCCCGCAGCAGTGCTCCTCGGCCACCCCTCACGGAATCAACGACATCCTCAGCCGGCCCGCCACCGCCGCCTCGGCCGGAGCCACGGtggccgccgccgccgctgccgccgcctCCTCCTCGGCGGGGATCCTGTCGGGGCTGCCCCGGTTCAGCAGCCTCAGCCCGCCGCCGCCGCCCGGACTTTACTTCAGCCCCAGCGCCGCGGCGGTGGCGGTGGCCCGCTACCCGAAGCCCCTGGCGGACCTCCCGGGCAGGACGCCGATCTTCTGGCCCGGGGTCATGCAGAGCCCGCACTGGAGGGACGCCAGATTTGCGTGTTCGCCCCGTAAGTGTGTGCGGTGTCAGTGGaataatgaaatgcaaaaatgatgTGTAGATGATTTTGTCGGGACGTGATGAGGTGATGCGCGTGGCCTCAGGTTgtcatgtgaatgtgtgagtggaAAAGCTGCTTTCTGCTCCACAAAGCGGAAAGTGAACGTGTGTGCTTTGATGGCTCTGGTTTCAGATCAGAACTCGGTGTTACTGGACAAAGACGGGAAGAGGAAACACACGCGGCCCACCTTCTCCGGACAGCAGATCTTCGCCCTGGAAAAGACCTTCGAGCAGACCAAGTACCTGGCGGGCCCGGAGCGGGCGCGGCTGGCTTACTCTCTGGGAATGACCGAGAGCCAAGTCAAGGTACCGAGACCAGGCCCCAGAAGGCCGCGCACGACGCGGCTCACACACTTCGCTTCGTGTTTTCCGTTTGTCGTTTAGTTCAAAATGGTTTGAAACGTGACGACTTTGCGTCACTgcagattttcttcttcacagcAAACACgcgttttatttttcctgagtTTGTCCCCATTTATTATCCAACCTGCTGagtttattttaatgcaaaacgTCTCCACCGTTTATTAATTTCAGGAGCGAGATGTTTgtgttggattttattttataaaagtgtgtgtgtgtgtgtctcaggtgtgGTTTCAGAACAGGAGGACGAAGTGGAGGAAAAAGCACGCGGCCGAAATGGCCACAGCGAAGAAGAAGCAGGACTCGGAGACGGAGAGACTGAAGAGCAGCTCGGACATCGAGGACGAGGACGACGACTACAACAAGCCGCTGGACCCGAACTCGGACGACGAGAAGATCACTCAGCTACTGAAGAAACACAAGCCGGGATCTGCGCTGCTGCTGCACACGTCCGAGACCGACAGCTCCTAACTCTTcaccttcatcctcctcctcctcctcctcgtcttcttcttcttcttctggagGGAACGAAACGACCTGTCGGAGTCCGGAGGTTGTCCTCCGCTGTGGGTTTTTCCGTTCTGGGTCTTGTTGCACGCTGATGGAGACTCGCGTCCGGACAAAGTGCGGAGACTGACGGACTTTTGGTGGCCAAACTCCGGCAGAGAAGACGCTCCTTAAACTTGTAAATAGAACCGTGAGTTGTACCCAATAGAAATTATCTGCTGTGAataatttaagtgtttttgtacagatcacagatcagcttgttttgtatttcacagTCACATAAATGAGCCTCCTTCAGTGGGTCCCTGAAGGCCTCCtgacacagcaggaggaggctgtGAACGCACCACACGCACCtgtacagacagaaaatatttcacacctttttatttatatgtttgaGTTGTGACTGGCGCCTGCGCACTTGTGTATCACGTCAGGTTAATGTAATGcacttttatttaataaaaactcaaatgtttgtgttgttttcagccGATGAATGTTAGTTAATACACGCGTTTAATTCGTTAACGGCGcactgattaattaattaattaattacctGCGGCTAAAAGAGCCAATTAATCATCTGCTTTAATCGATATTTTCATCAGTATTCAGCCTCAACAGGaacacaaaattattattattattattgttattagaGGTTTTATAAATCGACTTCTCGGCCTTTGACTGgggttcattttattttactgcgTTATAAATTCAAACTTTTAAATTTTTTCGAGACGATTTTGACAAGCggaaaaaaaggtttaatcAGAGGGTTTAATTAGAATTTTCAATTAGAAGATTTAATTAGAAGGATCAATTAGTAAACGTTTGAAACGCGGACTTGGCGCGCTGTCGGCCATTTTAACGTTTGTCTTTGGAAACAAAATTAATAAGCGCCGAATAAATCAGTTCAGCTCCGTTAATATCGACGTTAATtgaacacaataaaacagaattaaatccaACACGCAGGGATTTTTAATTCACTCTGACacaaacttcacaataaacgAGCGATCAAAACATTTTGGGTTCTTACAGTAAACTTCGTCACCAAACTGCGTCAGCGGAAACGGAATCGTGACGTGAGTTAAATCAACTCGTTAAATCAGCTCAAATCAATCAAACACTTTGGTCGATTTTAAGGCTGAGGAGGATTTTTATTAAACTGCAGGGTTTCCGGTTAACTGAACTCACATCAGCAGAGAAAATCTGATCGAATTCAAAGAACAAACTGACTGCCTGAAATATCCGACTGCAGTACTTCTGCCTGACATATTTAACTGTAATATTTTAATACCGTGACTGCAGTACTTCTGTCTGACATATTTAACTGTAGTATTTTAATACCGTGACTGCAGTACTTCTGACATATTTAACTGTAGTATTTTAATACCGTGACTGCAGTACTTCTGTCTGACATATTTAACTGTAGTATTTTAATACCGTGACTGCAGTACTTCTGTCTGACATATTTAACTGTAGTATTTTAATACCGTGACTGCAGTACTTCTGTCTGACATATTTAACTGTAGTATTTTAATACCGTGACTGCAGTACTTCTGCCTGAAATATCCGACTGTCGTATTTTAATACCGTGACTGCAGTACTTCTGTCTGACATATTTAACTGTAGTATTTTAATACCGTGACTGCAATacttctgtctgaaatatttAACTGTAGTATTTCGATACCGTGACTGCAGTACTTCTGTCTGACATATTTAACTGTAGTATTTTAATACCGTGACTGCAGTacttctgtctgaaatatttAACTGTAGTATTTCGATACCGTGACTGCAGTACTCTGTCTGAAATACTGTGAGGATTACCTGACGGCAGGTAAAGCCCGTGTGTCTCCACATGCTCAGACCGTGACGCTGCAGTTTGTCGGTGACGCAGCGTTTTTCGGACTGAATGACAGGATATTGAGTATGAGTTAGTGTTTGCTCCGCGGCCCGAGCGGAAACTCTTCTTCACCGGACACAATTCAGGTAGAAAGTCACGACGTTTCCGCCTCGGTTTCACTTTAAACTCCTTCAAACGAAACTTCCTGTGCAGAAAGAAAACGTTTTGTCTTTCCTGAGCTCATCTGGTGACGcttcaataataaagaaaataaattcataaaatcacaaataaaaaaatgatttcgttttttattgaaatttattttaaatttagtgagtacaaaaaataaaaacggcCTTAAAAACTCATGCAGTGAGACGGAAGTGATTTGTTAAGTAATTAACTGattgaaaatgaatttgtcaATGCTCTGATAATTGATCGACATGTCCAGGTGAGGTCAGGCAGGTGTTAGCAACCTTCACGCTGTCACGTCTGGTCTCACCTGAAAACATgagaatacatttatttgtggaTTTATTTGTACACACCTGCAGGTCACGTGTCATCAGTATCTTAAACGGTGAAATGACTGTTAGTTATTGATTAAATCAGCTGATCGATCAATGATGAAAACAGTTAACGTGTCTACAAATCCACAGGAAGCACGCGGAGCAGGTGGGACTGAGGCCGTTTAGGCACAGGAAGGTGTTCGGTCACTTCGCGGCTTCACGTTAAATTGTGATGTGATTTCACTGATTGAGacaaaactttattgatcctggtGGAGGTTCACAAGCTGCCCAGCAGACAGCATTAAATACTGTAGTATCACGTGTATTACTCTGCCTttggcttcacacacacacacacacacacacaccgtgagGTCAGTTTAAAGACAACAGAACTCAGATCAGCcaacagctgctctgctgtggtCAAACAGCTGCCAGCTGGTCTCAGGTCTGTGGAAGCAGGATTTCgctgattaaaacacaaagtttcTGCACGGGGGTGATGACTTTTCTCTACACGTTCATGTCagattattttcagatttttgttcatttttaactcACTGAGGAAGATGAAGGTCGAGGACGACACGTCGGTCCAGAGAAAGTCCAGCTTCAAACCGGACTCTGATGAGACGAACTTACTGACGGCTGCAGTGAACATCAGGTGTTCACAGGGGACAGAAGAGACGACGTGCACGCTGTGACACACGCTGCTTCTGGATCATCCACAGGTAAACTGGTCACCTGCTGACAGGTGAGGCGGTCCTGCCCAGGTGTGAAAGGTTCACCTTACTGCGTGAGCTCAGGAAAactattgtttgtttgttgggcATTACATCCTGTTGTTACTGTGTCAAAATGGCCGACGCTGTGGTCTTACAGCTAACTTATCAGCTAGGTTACCAGATATCGGTTAGCTTCCACtttgttagcttagcatgtCAGCTCTTCAAAACACATAAACTCCACCTGAGTCGTGTGCAAATGGTCGCACTGTGATCGGCTCGTGTTCGTGTTTCCCGTGACAGCTGCTGGACAGTCGCGGCTTCGCACAGGTGCGACTCGCGTGGTCCACAGAGTCTTGTCTCAGCGATGAAGCGTTTCCTGTCGCTGTGAGGTCAATGATCAGCCGTGATGTCACACAGTGAGGTGACTCCATCAGCACCATGAGGCTGCAGGTGGAGTGAACAAGCTCTCTGCTGCGTCCATGTGTTCCAGGTGTGCAGAACACGACCCCGGGCCCCGGGGCCCACTGCACCATCTGTTCTCCCACTGCCTGAGGAAGTCCGAGTTCTGCCTCCACCAGCCCAGACTCCAGACCGtcctgtactttttactgcatttaaCTGGCAGCTTCAGAGTCgaaatccaaaatccaaacgATAGTAAACTATGATGTAATTTCATATCAGTAAGTCGTTACGGGAACCTCAGACTTCCCCGTGGAGAACACAGTGAGAGCAGGAATATGAAGAGTCACAGAGTGTGGACTCAGATGGGACGGTTTGTGTCGTGTCCAGGTGAGACCTTCGCTGTCAGAATGACGGGCTGCGATGGGCCGAGCTCAGTCTGTTGGCTGCAGCTCTACCTGTTGACTCGGCACTAAATCTCTTGCTGTTTGCAGGCGTGACTAATGTGTTAGCGTTAGCCTGTCTTTATAAAGAGCCCATTGACAGGCTCTCAGTTGACCATGTACTACAAGAGATTACACACAAGGACATGTGTCACACACATGAATGGTGGTCTTATCTCCCTGTAACCCGCCTGGACTCCTGCGATAAGGAGCGCCTGGGGAGCCTCCATTATGAGAAGCCAACAGCGGCAGCCTCCTCCGCCGCTGCTTCAAACACCCGTTCATGCTTGAGTGGAAACATTGTGGAGCCGAGGCCCTGAATGCACCACGTTCTGACAGGAAGTAATTCATCCCCGCCGCTCGACGCCGCAGCGATCAGCCGCCCGTTGGGTACAGGAATCCAGCCTGTGTTAATTGTTGTGCCTGCTCGAGCGAGTTAACGACAGCGTTTGGAGCAAATCAGGTGCAGCTCACCTGCCGGCTGAACGTGGAGATAAAATCTGTTATCTCTGGGTGCTAACCTCATTGGAGTATTTATTCAGAGATAATCTCCTGTAATGatgcttcacctcctcctgaGAGCAGCTGgggacaacagcaacaacacacgAGAGGCTAATCCCAGGCTGATCGCTCTGATCCACCACAACCAAAACTTTAAAGTTTAACAACCGGCCAACAGCCGAGCTCGTTCAACAGTGAGATCGCTGATCGATCGGGCGATTAATCAGGCTGAGCCAGTGGGACCTTCAGGTACAGGaagctgttttatgttttaaataatttgacttttgacttttcaGTTGAGGTTTGGTTTGAACCTCAAACAGAACGTCTAAACGCTGTCTGAAGTCGTCTGGACCTGTTGaggacgtttcacctctcagaTCGCTGAGTCAGACGGTGACTTCACACGCGGCTGACCAATCACGGCGCGGCCTGGGTGTGACTGGGCGGGGGCCAGACGCtgcctgctcttcctcctgctggggggaggaggtggagaagtaATGACAAAATGAGCACCACCCGTAGACTCTGGCAGTGAAAAACTCTGCCCTCATCACCCGAGTCTTTTGTTCTGAATTTTATTAGCACTAGCCACG includes:
- the nkx6.1 gene encoding homeobox protein Nkx-6.1 — its product is MLAVGQMDGSRQSAFLLSTPPLAALHSMTEMKTPLYPAYPLSSPGPNSSTSPATTSPNPGGMAVSSPGIKSSTGLSSGLGSPQQCSSATPHGINDILSRPATAASAGATVAAAAAAAASSSAGILSGLPRFSSLSPPPPPGLYFSPSAAAVAVARYPKPLADLPGRTPIFWPGVMQSPHWRDARFACSPHQNSVLLDKDGKRKHTRPTFSGQQIFALEKTFEQTKYLAGPERARLAYSLGMTESQVKVWFQNRRTKWRKKHAAEMATAKKKQDSETERLKSSSDIEDEDDDYNKPLDPNSDDEKITQLLKKHKPGSALLLHTSETDSS